CCGGCCCCTGCATTGACCCCAAAAATATCAGGGGATGCGAGGGGATTTTTCGTTACTGTCTGCATTAAGACACCTGAAATAGCTAAACTTGCACCCACCGCAGCAGCAATAAACGCACGCGGGATTCTGACAGATTGAATAACTATATGTTCATTTGAACCATTGAAATTCGTTAAAGCTTCTATAGCCATTTTCCAAGTAGTATCTGTATACCCGTAGACAATACTTGCTGACATTAAGAAAAGCAATATAATAATAGCAATTAAAAGTCCTGCCCACCTTTGGCCTGTGTGTTTTAGCAGCATAACCTAATTCCCTTCTACCCTAATATATAAAATGCGTCTTTATGTATCTGTATTTTCATGTATCAGTCTATTGGAATAGTGGAAAGCTGTCAATGAGTTGATAATCATTTTCATTTGTAAAAATAAAGCTTCAAAAAATTGTTATTGATTTTGATAATCATTTTCAATTTCATGATTGACACGCTTGTGAAATCGTTTTATTATTAGTTTGTAAATGAAAATGATTATCATTAACAACAACATTTATTTGGAGGGTTACATAAGATGAAGGGTTTTAAAAATTTATTTGCAGTCATTTCATTAATTGCTCTTTTCCTTCTTGCTGCCTGTGGTAACACGGAAGAAAAACCGGCCACACAAAAAGAAAATGAGACCAAAACAGAAGACACTAGCTATACGGTAGAACATGCAATGGGGTCAACGACATTAGAAAAAACGCCTAAAAAGGTCGTTATATTAACAAATGAAGGAACAGAAGCCTTACTTGCACTAGGAGTAAAACCAGTTGGTGCCGTTCAATCTTGGCTTGGCGATCCGTGGTATGATCACATCACAAAGGATATGGACGGTGTCGAAGTTGTTGGGGTTGAGAGTGAAGTAAATTTAGAGAAAATCGCAACTCTTAAACCTGATTTAATTATCGGAAACAAGCTACGTCAAGAAGCTGTCTACAGCCAATTAAGCGCAATAGCTCCTACTGTTTTTTCCGAAACCCTGAGAGGTGATTGGAAAGAAAACTTTAAACTATACGCAAAAGCATTAAACCTGGAGGAAAAAGGGAATGAGGTACTTAGTGATTTTGATGACCACGTTGCGGACGTGAAAGCGAAACTTGGTGATAAAGTAAATCAAGAAGTATCCGTTGTCCGTTTTATGGCCGGAAAATCTCGTATTTATTATACCGATTCCTTCTCTGGTATTATTTTTGATCAAGTTGGTCTAAAACGAGCTTCGCAACAGGCAGAGCTGTTTACTCCTGATAATAAGCTGGGTAACCTTGCTATCGAAGTTGGAAAAGAAGTTATTCCGAAAATGGACGGTGACATCCTTTTCTATTTCACATATGCTCCAAAAGGTGATCAAGCAGCCCTTGATACAGCGAAAGAATGGACAAATGATCCACTTTGGAAAAATTTAAATGCCGTGAAAAATGGAAAAGCCTATGAGGTTAGTGATGCTACTTGGAATACAGCTGGCGGCGTTCTTGCTGCAAACATCATGCTGGATGATCTTGAAAAAATCATGCTCGAAAAATAAAATCATAAAAATGATATTAAAAAGAACGAGGCTGCCATGACCTCGTTCTTTTTTATGCTTATGCTGTTGTAGAAAACATGTATTTTTTATAGTGATAGCGGATGGAGAAAATCAAACCTAGACCAAGCATATTCCCCATTAACGAGCTGCCTCCATAGCTGATGAAAGGTAAGGGAATACCGGTGATTGGTAAAACACCAATCGTCATCCCAATGTTTTGGAAGACGTGGAAGGTAATCATACTGATGACTCCAACACAAATGTACGTGTAAAAATTATTTTTTGTTTCCATACCAACCTTTGTAATATGATAAATCAACAAGAAAAATAAACTTACGAGCACACTTGCACCTATAAAACCATACTCTTCTCCGACGACACTAAAGATAAAATCGGTATGGCTTTCAGGTAAATAGACCTCTCTATTCCCATATCCCTTACCACCCGTTTGTCCTGAACCAATAGCTAAGAGCGACCGTGTCAATTGGTATCCTGCTGAGCTTTGAAAGTTATAGGGATCCAGCCAAGAATAGATACGGCTAAATTGATACTGCTTCACACCTAAATATTTTTCAAGAATCTCAGGCTTTAACAATACAAAATAAAAAATGACCGAAATAAGGGCAGTTCCAATTGAAAATATTGGTACTAGTAACTTCCATGTTATACCGGAAATAAAAATCATTCCTAAAAGGATGGCTAAAAATACGAGCGAAGTCCCTAAGTCCTGCTTAATAATAAGTATTAAGGGAACCATTGTGACGACCCCAAGTTTTATTAGCAGCCAAAAATCAGTAGCAATCGTTTTAACTGGGTTCTTTTGGTGATGATCCTCAATTACTTTTGCTAACGCTAAAATAATAAAGATTTTGACAAACTCAGAGGGCTGGAGTGAACCAATCCCAGGTACCTTAAACCAGTTTTTTGCTCCATTGATCACCGGGGCAATGCTTTCTGGCGCTATGATTAAAAGAATAAGTAGAAATATTCCTACTCCGTAAGCATACCAAGTTAACTTTTTTAACTGGTCCGAGTCGAGCCTAATAACTGCGGCAATAATTCCA
This Neobacillus sp. YX16 DNA region includes the following protein-coding sequences:
- a CDS encoding iron-siderophore ABC transporter substrate-binding protein, whose amino-acid sequence is MKGFKNLFAVISLIALFLLAACGNTEEKPATQKENETKTEDTSYTVEHAMGSTTLEKTPKKVVILTNEGTEALLALGVKPVGAVQSWLGDPWYDHITKDMDGVEVVGVESEVNLEKIATLKPDLIIGNKLRQEAVYSQLSAIAPTVFSETLRGDWKENFKLYAKALNLEEKGNEVLSDFDDHVADVKAKLGDKVNQEVSVVRFMAGKSRIYYTDSFSGIIFDQVGLKRASQQAELFTPDNKLGNLAIEVGKEVIPKMDGDILFYFTYAPKGDQAALDTAKEWTNDPLWKNLNAVKNGKAYEVSDATWNTAGGVLAANIMLDDLEKIMLEK
- a CDS encoding FtsW/RodA/SpoVE family cell cycle protein; the encoded protein is MTSSNNTTSKLDYSLVFILILLFLASCTSIYSAQASGQYDSNFLIKQIIFYGIGCGIIAAVIRLDSDQLKKLTWYAYGVGIFLLILLIIAPESIAPVINGAKNWFKVPGIGSLQPSEFVKIFIILALAKVIEDHHQKNPVKTIATDFWLLIKLGVVTMVPLILIIKQDLGTSLVFLAILLGMIFISGITWKLLVPIFSIGTALISVIFYFVLLKPEILEKYLGVKQYQFSRIYSWLDPYNFQSSAGYQLTRSLLAIGSGQTGGKGYGNREVYLPESHTDFIFSVVGEEYGFIGASVLVSLFFLLIYHITKVGMETKNNFYTYICVGVISMITFHVFQNIGMTIGVLPITGIPLPFISYGGSSLMGNMLGLGLIFSIRYHYKKYMFSTTA